The Macaca fascicularis isolate 582-1 chromosome 1, T2T-MFA8v1.1 genome includes a window with the following:
- the HAO2 gene encoding 2-Hydroxyacid oxidase 2 isoform X7 → MSTARAAQAAGICYITSTFASCSLEDIVIAAPEGLRWFQLYVHPDLQLNKQLIQRVESLGFKALVITLDTPVCGNRRHDIRNQLRRNLTLTDLQSPKKGNSIPYFQMTPISTSLCWNDLSWFQSITRLPIILKGILTKEDAELAVKHNVQGIIVSNHGGRQLDEVLASIDALTEVVAAVKGKIEVYLDGGVRTGNDVLKALALGARCIFLGRPILWGLAYKGEHGVKEVLNILTNEFHTSMALTGCRSVAEINRNLIQFSRL, encoded by the exons CTGCCCAAGCAGCTGGTATCTGCTACATCACCAGCACATTTGCCAGCTGTAGCCTTGAAGACATTGTTATCGCAGCTCCCGAAGGCCTCCGATGGTTCCAACTCTATGTGCATCCAGACCTGCAGCTGAACAAACAGTTGATCCAGAGGGTAGAATCCCTAGGTTTCAAAGCTTTGGTAATTACTTTGGATACACCTGTATGTGGCAATAGGCGACATGACATTCGAAACCAATTGAGGAGGAACTTAACACTAACAGATCTTCAGTCACCTAAAAAG GGAAACTCAATACCTTATTTCCAGATGACTCCTATCAGCACTTCTCTCTGCTGGAATGATCTCTCCTGGTTTCAGAGCATAACTCGATTGCCCATCATCCTTAAAGGGATTCTGACGAAAGAGGATGCAGAGTTAGCTGTGAAGCACAATGTCCAGGGCATCATTGTTTCCAACCATGGTGGGAGGCAGCTTGATGAGGTTCTCGCTTCA ATTGATGCTTTGACAGAAGTGGTGGCTGCTGTAAAGGGGAAAATTGAAGTCTACCTTGATGGCGGGGTCCGAACTGGCAATGATGTGCTAAAGGCTCTGGCCCTTGGGGCTAGGTGCATTTTTCTTGGGAGACCAATCTTATGGGGTCTTGCCTACAAG GGTGAACATGGTGTTAAGGAAgttttgaacattttaacaaatgaGTTCCACACTTCCATGGCCCTTACAG GCTGCCGGTCGGTTGCTGAGATCAATCGAAACTTGATCCAATTTTCCAGGCTGTAA
- the HAO2 gene encoding 2-Hydroxyacid oxidase 2 isoform X8 has translation MSTARAAQAAGICYITSTFASCSLEDIVIAAPEGLRWFQLYVHPDLQLNKQLIQRVESLGFKALVITLDTPVCGNRRHDIRNQLRRNLTLTDLQSPKKGNSIPYFQMTPISTSLCWNDLSWFQSITRLPIILKGILTKEDAELAVKHNVQGIIVSNHGGRQLDEVLASIDALTEVVAAVKGKIEVYLDGGVRTGNDVLKALALGARCIFLGRPILWGLAYKAAGRLLRSIET, from the exons CTGCCCAAGCAGCTGGTATCTGCTACATCACCAGCACATTTGCCAGCTGTAGCCTTGAAGACATTGTTATCGCAGCTCCCGAAGGCCTCCGATGGTTCCAACTCTATGTGCATCCAGACCTGCAGCTGAACAAACAGTTGATCCAGAGGGTAGAATCCCTAGGTTTCAAAGCTTTGGTAATTACTTTGGATACACCTGTATGTGGCAATAGGCGACATGACATTCGAAACCAATTGAGGAGGAACTTAACACTAACAGATCTTCAGTCACCTAAAAAG GGAAACTCAATACCTTATTTCCAGATGACTCCTATCAGCACTTCTCTCTGCTGGAATGATCTCTCCTGGTTTCAGAGCATAACTCGATTGCCCATCATCCTTAAAGGGATTCTGACGAAAGAGGATGCAGAGTTAGCTGTGAAGCACAATGTCCAGGGCATCATTGTTTCCAACCATGGTGGGAGGCAGCTTGATGAGGTTCTCGCTTCA ATTGATGCTTTGACAGAAGTGGTGGCTGCTGTAAAGGGGAAAATTGAAGTCTACCTTGATGGCGGGGTCCGAACTGGCAATGATGTGCTAAAGGCTCTGGCCCTTGGGGCTAGGTGCATTTTTCTTGGGAGACCAATCTTATGGGGTCTTGCCTACAAG GCTGCCGGTCGGTTGCTGAGATCAATCGAAACTTGA